From Saccharomyces kudriavzevii IFO 1802 strain IFO1802 genome assembly, chromosome: 13, a single genomic window includes:
- the TVP18 gene encoding Tvp18p (similar to Saccharomyces cerevisiae TVP18 (YMR071C); ancestral locus Anc_2.534) yields the protein MALSLGQFINVGGMVKDLKSFNFSVYGRWFGYINIILCIALGIANLFHVSGVIAFGIISIIQGLVILFIEIPFLLKICPLSDNFVEFIKKFETNGWRCIFYLAMAVIQYVSIAVMATSLIVVAVGLTISSISYAVAYTKHQEFQNTNIIKNPTDDDFPHEAVVREML from the coding sequence ATGGCTTTGAGTTTAGGACAGTTCATAAACGTGGGTGGTATGGTGAAGGATTTGAAAAGCTTCAATTTTAGCGTATATGGGAGATGGTTTGGATATATCAACATAATCCTATGCATTGCGCTCGGGATAGCGAACCTGTTCCATGTTAGTGGGGTGATAGCATTTGGTATCATTAGTATAATCCAGGGGCTAGTGATTCTATTCATTGAGATAccatttttattgaaaatttgtCCCCTTAGCGATAATTTCGTTgaattcatcaagaaatttgagACAAACGGGTGGAGGTGTATTTTCTATCTGGCGATGGCGGTCATCCAGTACGTGTCGATTGCGGTGATGGCTACGAGTTTGATTGTGGTGGCTGTGGGGTTGACCATATCGTCAATTAGTTATGCGGTGGCATACACCAAACATCAAGAGTTCCAAAACACAAATATCATCAAGAATCCCACAGACGACGATTTCCCTCACGAGGCTGTCGTCAGAGAGATGTTATGA
- the MOT3 gene encoding Mot3p (similar to Saccharomyces cerevisiae MOT3 (YMR070W); ancestral locus Anc_2.533): MNADHHIQQHQQRQQHQQRQQHQQHTILQNVPNTNNVGADLLASQHFNATAVSSNKEDVMVNPGGRELPMPLHQQQYIYPYYQYANNSSNSTSVATANNTSASPVIHSNSNNSNNSASDPSAANNNNNNNNNNIHTNQFAAAAGNMNANAAAAAYYAFPPSNMPIPQQEQQYMFNPASYIGHYYSAVNNNNNNNNNGNNGGSNPPNPVPPPPHHQQQQQQQQQQQQQQQQQQQHHHHSSGHNNLNNSTVNTNNGPPHHPTIITDQFQFQLQQNAPSSLNLNINPAQPLHLPPGWKVNTMPQPHPAAPSNHPSVAAPPSNSVALHALPTSSSTHRYIHQCQFCEKSFKRKSWLKRHLLSHSQQRHFLCPWCLSRQKRKDNLLQHMKLKHTNYLLDELKKNNIIFNYNKTSTNSNDNNNSTSTRTSASASSGGGGGGGGGAAAAAAPENEDGSSYDPNIKTLINDGVLNKDDVKRVLNNLIVSHNK, translated from the coding sequence ATGAATGCGGACCATCACATACAACAGCATCAGCAGCGCCAGCAACATCAGCAGCGTCAGCAGCATCAGCAACACACGATATTACAAAATGTGCCGAATACCAACAATGTCGGTGCCGATCTGCTGGCGTCACAACATTTCAACGCTACCGCAGTCTCCTCGAACAAAGAGGACGTAATGGTAAACCCTGGAGGAAGAGAACTGCCCATGCCTCTGCACCAACAGCAGTATATATATCCTTACTATCAATACGCAAATAATAGCAGTAACAGCACTAGCGTCGCTACTGCCAACAACACTTCCGCCTCTCCGGTCATTCACAGtaacagcaacaacagcaacaactCTGCTTCTGATCCCTCTGCGgcaaacaacaacaacaacaacaacaacaataatattcaCACAAACCAATTTGCTGCGGCGGCCGGCAACATGAACGCGAACGCAGCGGCGGCTGCTTACTATGCTTTCCCACCTTCAAACATGCCAATACCGCAACAGGAGCAACAGTACATGTTCAATCCCGCCTCTTACATCGGCCATTATTATTCTGCCGtgaacaacaacaataacaacaataacaacgGGAACAACGGTGGCAGCAATCCTCCTAACCCTGTTCCTCCTCCGCCCCATCatcagcaacagcaacagcaacagcaacagcaacagcagcagcaacagcagcagcaacagcatcatcatcataGCAGCGGCCACAACAACCTCAACAATAGCACTGTAAATACGAACAACGGCCCTCCACACCACCCGACAATAATAACCGACCAGTTCCAATTTCAACTACAGCAAAATGCCCCTTCGAGCCTAAACCTTAACATCAATCCGGCACAACCTTTACATCTCCCTCCCGGCTGGAAGGTGAACACCATGCCGCAGCCGCATCCTGCCGCGCCTTCCAACCATCCATCTGTAGCGGCACCCCCCTCCAACTCCGTGGCTCTCCATGCTCTCCCCACCTCGTCTTCTACCCATAGGTATATTCATCAATGTCAATTCTGCGAGAAATCATTCAAGAGGAAATCATGGTTGAAAAGACATCTATTGTCGCATTCTCAGCAAAGACACTTTTTGTGCCCTTGGTGTTTGAGCAGgcagaagaggaaagatAATCTTTTACAGCACATGAAACTCAAGCATACAAACTACTTGTTGGACgagttgaagaaaaacaacatcatcttcaattaTAACAAAACTTCAACGAACAGTAatgataacaataacagcACTAGCACTAGAACCAGCGCTAGCGCTAGTAGCGGCGGCGGTGGCGGTGGCGGTGGCGGTGCAGCCGCTGCGGCTGCTCCCGAAAATGAAGACGGGAGCAGCTACGATCCAAACATCAAGACCTTAATCAACGATGGCGTACTGAACAAGGACGACGTTAAGCGTGTTTTGAATAACCTTATTGTTAGTCATAACAAGTAG